In a single window of the Nitrospira sp. genome:
- a CDS encoding CPBP family intramembrane metalloprotease produces MTASAAAHARRPRQPEERGAALALLPLAATLLYYASPHSLRDASLYQFLPQCCAYVALLTWSRINSDTAMRLGLTRSLIPQGLRWGTATGLALGMVNLLVILYLVPLLGEDYRFLADTPHANIPLLLMVPWFILFIATMVELNFRGFLLGRLQALGMPIPLAVSISAMLFAFDPFMVATFRHLHWIAIWDGLVWGTLQCRQHNLFTPIIAHAVEVIVLYVVMRAVLG; encoded by the coding sequence ATGACCGCGTCTGCGGCCGCACATGCACGCCGGCCGAGACAGCCCGAAGAACGGGGAGCAGCCCTTGCGCTGCTCCCCCTCGCCGCCACGCTCCTGTATTACGCCTCGCCGCACAGTCTTCGTGACGCAAGCCTCTATCAGTTTCTCCCCCAATGCTGCGCCTATGTGGCGCTCCTGACCTGGAGCCGCATCAACAGCGACACAGCCATGCGACTCGGCCTCACCCGTTCCCTCATCCCGCAGGGACTCCGCTGGGGCACGGCCACCGGGCTGGCACTCGGAATGGTGAATCTCCTGGTGATCCTCTATCTGGTTCCACTGCTTGGCGAAGACTATCGATTTCTCGCGGATACTCCCCATGCCAACATTCCACTGCTCCTCATGGTGCCGTGGTTCATTCTGTTCATCGCTACGATGGTGGAACTGAACTTTCGCGGCTTCCTGCTTGGCCGATTACAGGCTCTCGGGATGCCCATTCCCCTTGCCGTTTCGATCAGTGCGATGCTGTTTGCCTTCGATCCCTTCATGGTGGCAACCTTTCGTCACCTGCATTGGATCGCCATATGGGACGGTCTGGTGTGGGGAACCTTGCAATGCCGACAGCACAACCTGTTCACGCCGATCATCGCCCATGCGGTGGAGGTCATTGTGCTGTATGTCGTGATGCGGGCCGTACTGGGATAA
- a CDS encoding DUF3147 domain-containing protein has protein sequence MSEWAKYGLYFLLGGTIVSISTYLGSQGRSFLAAFASTFPAMTGATFILIYLNGGNEHLVTYAKNLLWFVPPWLVYVGCMIYGVERIGFWFSMAGSLAFYMACVALVKWLAR, from the coding sequence ATGAGTGAGTGGGCGAAGTACGGACTGTACTTCCTGTTGGGCGGCACCATCGTCAGTATCTCAACCTACCTCGGTTCGCAAGGCCGGTCGTTTCTCGCCGCCTTCGCCAGCACCTTCCCGGCGATGACCGGTGCCACGTTTATCCTCATCTATCTCAATGGCGGCAACGAGCATCTCGTCACCTACGCCAAAAACTTGCTGTGGTTTGTGCCCCCCTGGCTGGTCTATGTCGGCTGCATGATCTACGGCGTCGAACGCATCGGGTTCTGGTTTTCGATGGCGGGCTCACTCGCCTTCTACATGGCCTGCGTCGCGCTCGTGAAGTGGCTGGCGAGGTAA
- a CDS encoding AAA-like domain-containing protein has translation MSPSPDFPDPHVVPLQVGGTLIPGEHLYVRRPEDEEVFKLILTHDYVNILASRQVGKSSLFRQIEARLIARGWHTAGYDLSEIGSPQSANEYFKFLIEALVPRLNLFLEVDKFWAQWGGESPSQRLVRFFRDVVLTQLEGSVAVFLDEIDSTLKFPYTDDLFTALRAMYNERPVVKAYRRLVFCLIGVATPDELIKDRRTTPYNVGQTVWLGDFDSARDDLSALVHVLHQNFEEGKKLLKRVLHWTQGHPFLTLSLCKKLGDCEIKSIETINDLVATTYSSLDSLGENGHIQQMLRFLDERLTDGSSTLQLYQCILNGKQVKDRPSLTYAELKLSGLVRRNDRGCLVVRNPIYERLFDRTWIRSTRPVRTSRRYRGAIYAVSFLLAGSFSLGSWYYFEVVRPQQSVLVARQMIESHGGTLSRTEGGKIWFLEFALGTTDADFLRAAMAIRIFSENDPDKLPIALDLTVTKVRDLGPVAGLTALQALDLSNTPVQDLGPVARLTALQRLNMSNTPVQDLRPVVGLTNLEMLEARETKIHDATVLQPLRKLHDVTISNATRDPVKGIDVNENRLSRFTDGSPLSKFEISPGNRPAFKARSRMAR, from the coding sequence ATGAGTCCTTCACCTGATTTTCCTGATCCTCACGTTGTGCCCTTGCAGGTCGGAGGGACGCTAATTCCTGGTGAGCATCTCTATGTCCGGCGTCCGGAGGATGAGGAAGTCTTCAAGCTAATTCTCACCCACGATTATGTGAACATCCTTGCCTCTCGGCAAGTCGGTAAATCATCCCTTTTCCGCCAGATTGAAGCTCGCCTAATCGCACGGGGATGGCATACAGCCGGCTATGATTTGAGTGAGATTGGTTCCCCTCAATCAGCAAATGAATATTTCAAATTTCTCATTGAGGCATTGGTTCCAAGGCTGAATCTGTTCCTGGAGGTGGATAAATTTTGGGCGCAGTGGGGCGGAGAATCTCCGAGCCAACGACTTGTCAGATTCTTTCGAGATGTCGTGCTTACACAGTTGGAAGGTTCGGTGGCAGTTTTCCTGGACGAGATCGATAGCACGCTCAAATTCCCATATACCGACGATCTCTTCACGGCATTGCGCGCCATGTACAACGAGCGTCCCGTTGTCAAAGCCTATCGCCGTCTCGTTTTCTGCTTGATCGGCGTCGCTACGCCGGATGAACTAATCAAAGATCGACGGACGACTCCCTATAACGTTGGCCAAACAGTTTGGCTGGGGGACTTTGACAGTGCTCGTGATGACCTCTCCGCGCTTGTGCACGTGCTGCATCAGAACTTTGAGGAAGGCAAAAAACTCTTAAAACGTGTCTTGCACTGGACGCAGGGCCATCCATTCTTAACCCTGTCCCTGTGCAAAAAATTGGGCGACTGCGAAATCAAGAGCATAGAAACTATCAATGATCTTGTTGCGACAACATACTCAAGCTTGGATAGTTTGGGTGAGAATGGGCATATTCAACAAATGCTCCGTTTCTTGGATGAACGCCTCACCGATGGTTCCAGCACCCTGCAATTGTATCAATGCATTTTGAATGGTAAGCAGGTCAAGGATCGGCCGAGCTTAACGTATGCGGAACTGAAACTCTCCGGGCTAGTTCGCAGAAATGATCGGGGATGTCTTGTTGTGAGAAACCCGATTTATGAACGGTTGTTTGATCGCACATGGATTCGTTCGACTCGGCCGGTAAGGACCTCGAGACGTTACCGCGGGGCGATTTACGCAGTGTCATTCTTGCTGGCGGGGAGTTTCAGCTTGGGAAGTTGGTACTATTTTGAAGTAGTACGACCACAGCAATCAGTATTAGTAGCCAGGCAAATGATTGAATCCCATGGGGGCACCCTCTCGCGTACTGAAGGTGGGAAGATTTGGTTTCTTGAATTTGCCCTGGGGACCACAGATGCAGATTTTTTAAGAGCTGCCATGGCGATCCGGATTTTTAGCGAGAATGATCCCGACAAGTTGCCAATTGCTTTGGATTTGACCGTCACGAAAGTGAGGGATCTGGGGCCGGTGGCGGGACTGACGGCGCTGCAGGCACTCGATCTGTCGAACACGCCGGTGCAGGATCTGGGGCCGGTGGCGAGGCTGACAGCGTTGCAGAGGCTCAACATGTCAAACACGCCGGTGCAGGATCTGCGGCCGGTGGTGGGGCTGACGAATCTAGAAATGCTGGAGGCAAGAGAGACAAAGATTCACGATGCCACGGTCCTGCAACCTCTTAGAAAACTCCACGATGTGACGATCTCAAACGCCACTCGAGATCCGGTCAAAGGTATTGACGTAAACGAAAATAGGCTCAGTAGGTTCACGGATGGATCTCCTTTGTCGAAATTCGAGATATCCCCTGGAAACAGGCCAGCTTTTAAAGCACGGTCACGGATGGCCAGGTGA
- a CDS encoding AAA-like domain-containing protein: MPQRINNTEAAEPSHLDLRPRPVANLKVLRQPTGTIDVDDPFYVRRPVDDSVELRAATEGSTLVFKGPRQVGKSSLLMRYVAACDLAGKDFVLIDLQAASPFEVETLPGFLRFIAERIFSKVEIASDAIPTLTSPGALGDLLESRVLRPRNKPLVIALDEVDRLIGSPIREVGIAMFRHWHNRRAEPRSCWKRVDLAIALATDPTLLITDPTQSPFNVGEVFRLDSFDQAAVQRLNGLYEAGLSLTQLDQLFQLTGGQPYLTRLAFYRLVGPQKTNFDELWRYAGEEDGPFGEHLRSKLLLLHQSKLADAMAEVIRAPGEVGNDLTTYHRLRAAGFVRRDAGKVVPANLLYARFFKTVL, from the coding sequence ATGCCTCAGCGGATCAACAACACAGAGGCGGCCGAGCCTTCCCACCTGGACCTGCGACCGCGGCCAGTTGCCAATCTAAAAGTCTTGCGGCAGCCGACCGGAACAATCGACGTTGACGATCCGTTTTATGTTCGCCGGCCCGTTGATGATAGTGTGGAACTCCGTGCCGCGACCGAAGGAAGCACGTTGGTGTTCAAGGGGCCACGCCAAGTTGGAAAATCGAGCCTGTTGATGCGTTATGTGGCGGCATGCGATTTGGCCGGAAAGGATTTCGTACTAATCGATCTGCAGGCTGCTTCGCCCTTCGAGGTTGAGACGCTGCCGGGCTTCCTCAGGTTCATAGCGGAGCGGATATTTTCAAAAGTAGAAATCGCGAGTGATGCAATACCAACTCTGACCAGTCCAGGAGCACTCGGAGATCTTCTGGAAAGTCGGGTGCTGCGACCGAGAAACAAACCATTGGTGATTGCATTGGACGAAGTTGACCGTTTGATCGGTAGTCCAATTCGAGAAGTGGGCATTGCTATGTTTCGACACTGGCACAACCGTCGGGCTGAGCCTCGCTCCTGCTGGAAGAGGGTCGATTTGGCGATTGCGCTGGCAACCGACCCCACACTCCTGATAACAGATCCGACCCAATCCCCGTTCAATGTTGGTGAGGTGTTTCGGTTGGATTCGTTTGATCAAGCCGCAGTCCAACGACTTAATGGGCTCTACGAAGCTGGCTTGAGCCTGACGCAGTTAGACCAATTGTTCCAACTGACTGGTGGGCAGCCCTATTTGACGCGATTGGCATTTTATCGACTGGTAGGGCCACAGAAGACTAACTTTGATGAGCTATGGCGGTATGCGGGAGAGGAAGACGGTCCGTTTGGTGAACATCTTAGGTCCAAATTACTCCTGCTTCATCAATCCAAGTTGGCGGATGCGATGGCTGAGGTTATCCGTGCTCCGGGCGAAGTCGGGAACGATCTGACCACTTACCATCGACTTCGGGCGGCGGGGTTCGTCCGACGCGACGCAGGCAAGGTCGTCCCTGCCAATCTCTTGTACGCCCGTTTTTTTAAGACTGTCCTATGA
- a CDS encoding TIR domain-containing protein produces MGSIEKVSCATTTPVGDIVFLHGLGGDKHGTWQATREVSSFWPAWLCEELPQYEVYTVGYEAAPSKWLGTSMPLGDRARNILSLLDLEGLGHRPTVFVCHSLGGLVVKQMLQTGDGANNPKWKRIVSHTKGVFFLATPHSGSALADYLVALSHIHFPGCWGAILKFLRLTGAMHELQAHASPLRDLSLWYRNNVERLSIRTEVLFETQDTKGVRVVDETSADPGHGHPIPIDADHLSICKPSSRESQVFKAVRQFVQECLGSTEFGQAPSVGAASPVSKCESSARVNQQTGRIFISYRRRASKDARLASLLKERLQQAGCDVFIDVNMAVGTNWSAEIQRRIEWCGYLIVLLSEESVESEMLRGEVRLAHFERKQDGCPYMLPVRVRFSGSSRLRAR; encoded by the coding sequence ATGGGCAGCATTGAAAAGGTAAGTTGTGCGACTACTACGCCTGTTGGCGACATAGTATTTTTGCACGGCTTGGGTGGGGATAAGCACGGCACCTGGCAAGCAACCAGAGAGGTATCATCTTTTTGGCCAGCTTGGTTATGTGAGGAACTGCCTCAATATGAAGTCTACACCGTTGGCTATGAAGCTGCTCCATCCAAATGGCTGGGAACATCCATGCCGCTTGGTGATCGAGCCAGAAACATCCTGTCCTTGCTAGATCTTGAGGGACTAGGACATCGACCAACTGTCTTCGTTTGTCATAGCCTAGGTGGGCTTGTTGTCAAACAGATGCTTCAAACGGGGGATGGAGCCAACAATCCAAAATGGAAGCGAATCGTCAGTCATACCAAGGGAGTATTCTTCCTTGCCACGCCGCACAGCGGTTCGGCCCTTGCCGACTATCTGGTTGCGCTGAGTCATATCCATTTTCCTGGTTGTTGGGGTGCAATACTTAAATTTCTTCGACTGACGGGTGCTATGCATGAACTTCAGGCACATGCATCCCCTCTGAGGGACCTGAGTCTGTGGTACCGAAATAATGTGGAACGATTGAGTATCCGGACCGAAGTGCTTTTTGAGACGCAAGATACAAAAGGAGTTAGGGTGGTCGATGAGACCAGTGCTGATCCCGGTCATGGCCATCCGATTCCTATTGATGCGGATCATCTTTCAATTTGCAAACCTTCCTCGCGGGAGTCCCAAGTCTTCAAGGCCGTGAGACAGTTTGTTCAGGAGTGTTTAGGCAGCACAGAATTTGGGCAGGCGCCGTCCGTTGGTGCAGCCAGTCCGGTTTCAAAATGTGAATCAAGTGCTCGTGTAAACCAACAAACAGGACGAATCTTCATCTCTTATCGCCGCCGGGCGTCAAAAGATGCAAGGTTGGCGAGCCTTCTGAAGGAACGATTGCAACAGGCGGGATGTGATGTTTTTATAGATGTCAATATGGCGGTGGGGACTAACTGGTCTGCGGAGATCCAGCGAAGGATTGAATGGTGCGGTTACCTCATTGTTCTATTGTCAGAGGAATCGGTCGAATCGGAAATGTTACGCGGGGAGGTCCGGCTGGCGCATTTTGAGCGTAAGCAGGATGGTTGCCCGTACATGCTGCCGGTGCGGGTAAGATTTTCAGGGTCCTCTCGATTACGAGCTCGATAG